Proteins encoded within one genomic window of Leptolyngbyaceae cyanobacterium:
- a CDS encoding formylglycine-generating enzyme family protein: MNNKKIKIVLGLACGGVVGAFLLHYSLAALMEPKNLNSQQQNGQQKAAKNAISANCPEAMVWVEGSTFRMGSDEHYHEEKSVGDVKVEGFCIDKYEVTNAQFAKFVKATGYVTVAERPIPADRFPNLSEAQRAAGSVVFVPPSDKAPIQELSWWRWVKGANWRHPDGPDSNIEGKDNHPVVHISYEDAQAYAKWAGKSLPTEVQWEFAARGGLKEATYTWGNQYSAKKANTWQGLFPVMNTKEDGYYGTAPVGSFEANGYGLYDMAGNVWEWTKDWYRIGHDGKSHKVNPTVSDAKESYDPREPGAAKHVIKGGSFLCAPNYCSRYRPAAREAEAPDTGTSHIGFRLVKNPDENKK; this comes from the coding sequence GTGAATAATAAAAAAATAAAAATTGTCTTGGGTTTGGCGTGCGGTGGTGTAGTAGGAGCTTTCCTGCTGCATTACAGTTTAGCTGCCTTGATGGAGCCAAAAAATTTAAATTCTCAGCAGCAGAACGGACAACAAAAGGCTGCTAAAAATGCAATCTCAGCGAACTGTCCGGAAGCAATGGTTTGGGTTGAAGGCAGTACTTTTCGCATGGGATCGGACGAACACTATCACGAAGAGAAATCAGTAGGAGATGTCAAAGTAGAAGGTTTTTGTATTGATAAATACGAAGTTACTAACGCTCAATTTGCCAAATTTGTCAAAGCAACCGGATATGTCACCGTTGCCGAACGTCCCATCCCTGCCGATCGATTTCCTAACCTTTCCGAAGCACAAAGAGCAGCCGGTTCTGTCGTTTTCGTACCTCCTTCCGACAAAGCGCCGATTCAAGAACTCAGCTGGTGGCGTTGGGTGAAAGGTGCTAACTGGCGGCATCCTGATGGCCCAGATAGCAACATTGAAGGTAAAGACAATCATCCAGTAGTTCATATTTCCTATGAAGATGCTCAAGCTTATGCTAAATGGGCTGGTAAATCACTACCTACAGAAGTGCAATGGGAATTTGCAGCGCGGGGGGGATTAAAAGAAGCGACTTACACTTGGGGAAATCAATACTCCGCCAAAAAAGCAAATACTTGGCAAGGTTTATTTCCCGTGATGAATACCAAAGAAGATGGATATTACGGTACCGCGCCAGTCGGTTCTTTTGAAGCGAATGGCTACGGATTATACGATATGGCAGGTAACGTTTGGGAGTGGACGAAAGATTGGTATCGCATCGGTCATGATGGGAAATCACATAAAGTAAATCCCACGGTTTCCGATGCCAAAGAAAGTTACGATCCGCGAGAACCCGGTGCAGCCAAACACGTTATTAAAGGCGGTTCTTTTTTATGCGCTCCCAATTATTGCAGTCGCTATCGTCCGGCGGCTAGAGAAGCGGAAGCTCCCGATACGGGAACTTCTCACATCGGATTTCGGTTAGTGAAAAATCCGGATGAAAATAAAAAATAA
- a CDS encoding PsbP-related protein gives MNRINLNIGFGLVIATIVGFVPLPGLTVQLKAENFSELIKQNNSGLEAYQNTKNNFSIRHPENWRINEGEDGVMFISPKESEADDFQENIGITVQNLANNQADLNQIAVASLEQLKKVITDFSLVSSTETTLENIPAKQFVYTGKFGDFDVKWLQVIALEGDNFYIITYTAKASSYNDYLNLVEEMVSSFKKI, from the coding sequence ATGAATAGAATTAACTTAAATATTGGGTTCGGTTTAGTCATCGCAACGATCGTAGGATTCGTCCCCTTACCAGGATTAACAGTTCAATTAAAAGCCGAAAACTTTAGTGAATTAATTAAACAAAACAATAGTGGTTTAGAAGCCTATCAGAATACCAAGAATAATTTCAGTATTCGCCATCCTGAAAATTGGAGAATAAATGAAGGAGAAGATGGAGTTATGTTCATTTCTCCCAAAGAGAGCGAAGCTGATGATTTTCAAGAAAATATCGGTATAACAGTCCAAAATTTAGCTAACAATCAGGCGGATTTAAACCAAATTGCCGTAGCAAGTTTAGAGCAATTAAAGAAAGTAATTACAGATTTTAGCTTGGTAAGTTCAACGGAAACAACTTTAGAAAATATACCAGCTAAGCAATTTGTGTACACGGGTAAATTTGGAGATTTTGATGTCAAATGGCTACAAGTTATAGCGCTGGAAGGCGATAACTTTTATATAATTACTTATACTGCTAAAGCAAGTAGTTATAACGATTATTTAAATTTGGTAGAAGAAATGGTAAGCTCATTTAAAAAAATCTAA
- a CDS encoding DUF1823 family protein, whose amino-acid sequence MSELPPLSTDTIWAVLNEEIDDATVNQLVWHCLGYRYDEATGRWDTAEVAEEWRSEYPEPPDFIESRPATVKLTRSIPPENKQLLKEKLGFKGYKIGEFGPRQTRRATAANWLLGYLKSKGTRVS is encoded by the coding sequence ATGTCTGAACTGCCACCTCTTAGTACTGATACCATTTGGGCTGTCCTCAATGAGGAAATTGATGATGCTACTGTAAACCAGCTAGTTTGGCACTGCTTGGGCTATCGCTACGACGAGGCAACTGGCAGATGGGATACGGCTGAGGTTGCAGAGGAATGGCGATCGGAATATCCAGAACCTCCTGATTTTATCGAAAGTCGCCCTGCTACGGTCAAGCTGACTCGTTCTATTCCCCCGGAAAATAAGCAATTATTGAAGGAAAAGCTGGGTTTTAAGGGATACAAAATAGGTGAATTTGGCCCTCGCCAAACTCGACGGGCGACGGCTGCTAATTGGCTGTTGGGTTATCTTAAGTCAAAAGGAACCAGAGTTAGTTAA